The following coding sequences lie in one Aspergillus puulaauensis MK2 DNA, chromosome 3, nearly complete sequence genomic window:
- a CDS encoding putative RSC complex subunit (RSC1) (COG:K;~EggNog:ENOG410PFM0;~InterPro:IPR036427,IPR027180,IPR001025,IPR018359, IPR043151,IPR037382,IPR001487;~PFAM:PF01426,PF00439;~go_component: GO:0016586 - RSC-type complex [Evidence IEA];~go_function: GO:0003682 - chromatin binding [Evidence IEA];~go_function: GO:0005515 - protein binding [Evidence IEA];~go_process: GO:0006338 - chromatin remodeling [Evidence IEA]) has product MQKNSEPSQAQPTPEEPVQSIEGDGKGNGVPSIITDEQWKYMMDVVLAIYDIREEDGHDPSRLFHRSVNKRNVPDYYDIIKEPMALSILKQKINKREYKSISEFVRDCALISHNAQTYNRPNSQAYEDSLVVKDAFITEFQKLVKEGIITTDEAEFPDLGEIPDPDPLPEEDEDEDEDEEDDEDEDDSDDEGRRKRKRGPRPGSKRDSTKDDGNKSADPEQRKKRGRPPRVDTPMEARIKAVLKGIRKLKGPGNQIKVRHFERLPDKGVYPDYYIETKDPIAIDIIKRKSKRKKYNSVDHFMKDMDLMFNNAKAYNQSESQIYKDAVDLQMEAKRLADVEKKKPDSEYLMEDGRLPLPEGILHKDELWKVGDWVHIQNPNDVTKPVVAQIYRTWQDSDGDKWINACWYYRPEQTIHHFEKHFYPNEVVKTGQYRDHRVEEIVDRCFVMFFTRYNRGRPRDFPLDKEVYVCEARYNEEKHKLNKIKTWASCLPDEVREKDYEMDLFDLPRKIKKIPSPIKHLLKSDAKETDDLPKPTWGAENAPPMVGAVHCRPRDENESPPPEPTPSPPPPTMPQASIPSVSRQASMSQAPTQAVVNSPAALLATASPVPVRSPVAPIAQHSPVPVPPVPYHQPQVAPSQVYQPALQQRRSSGFVAQSPMPGAYQGAATPHSYAVPQAPQYAPYQVGRAQGPPAMYNSNAPRPIEVFHLSDTANAAIPEDVRQQFHCDDQGRVLFFSCPPVDISSTVYQKLGHSLKYLAAKEERQRLVEAKKRKESSEQQERDHAIKRQRADEETAVAVKTEAAAEKAVKSMAKEIMNGTDQIYKALYWDQAEAAREADTKAREQRVQADRVTRAKTARIQGNSTKATFVNLKGSGMYMDEIDPAT; this is encoded by the exons ATGCAGAAGAACTCCGAACCGTCGCAAGCGCAACCAACTCCTGAGGAGCCCGTCCAGTCGATCGAGGGCGATGGCAAGGGCAATGGCGtccccagcatcatcacAGACGAGCAATGGAAGTATATGATGGATGTGGTCCTGGCGATCTATGACAttcgagaagaaga TGGCCACGATCCCTCGAGACTTTTCCATCGCAGTGTCAACAAGCGCAATGTCCCCGATTATTACGATATTATCAAAGAGCCAATGGCTCTTAGTATCCTAAAGCAGAAGATCAACAAACGGGAGTACAAGAGCATCTCTGAGTTTGTGCGAGACTGTGCCTTG ATTTCGCATAATGCGCAAACTTATAACCGCCCCAACTCCCAAGCATACGAAGATTCACTCGTGGTCAAGGATGCCTTCATTACTGAATTCCAGAAATTAGTCAAAGAAGGTATCATCACGACCGACGAGGCCGAATTCCCGGACCTGGGCGAAATTCCGGATCCGGATCCGCTaccggaggaggacgaggacgaggacgaggacgaagaggatgacgaggacgaggatgactcTGACGACGAAGGTcgcaggaagaggaagcgtGGCCCTCGCCCTGGGTCCAAGCGAGACAGTACAAAGGATGACGGGAATAAATCTGCGGATCCCGAGCAGAGGAAAAAGCGAGGCCGTCCTCCACGTGTTGATACACCCATGGAAGCGAGGATCAAGGCTGTCCTAAAGGGAATCCGGAAACTTAAGGGGCCtggaaatcaaatcaaagtTCGGCACTTCGAGCGCCTGCCTGACAAAGGCGTGTACCCGGACTACTACATCGAGACCAAAGACCCAATTGCTATCGATATCATCAAGCGGAAGTCGAAACGGAAGAAGTACAATTCAGTGGACCATTTCATGAAGGATATGGACCTTATGTTTAACAACGCGAAGGCCTATAATCAGTCGGAGAGTCAGATCTACAAGGATGCGGTGGATCTCCAAATGGAAGCAAAAAGGCTTGCAGATGTtgaaaagaagaaacccGATAGTGAATATTTAATGGAGGACGGGCGCTTACCGCTTCCAGAAGGAATTCTACACAAGGACGAACTATGGAAGGTTGGCGATTGGGTACATATCCAAAATCCCAACGATGTGACAAAACCTGTTGTGGCGCAAATCTACCGGACCTGGCAGGACTCCGATGGCGACAAATGGATAAACGCATGCTGGTACTACCGCCCGGAACAGACAATTCACCATTTCGAGAAACACTTCTATCCTAATGAGGTGGTAAAAACTGGTCAATACCGAGACCATCGAGTCGAAGAGATTGTTGACCGTTGCTTCGTCATGTTTTTCACGCGGTACAACCGTGGAAGACCCAGAGATTTCCCCCTTGATAAAGAGGTTTATGTATGCGAGGCTCGGTATAACGAAGAGAAGCATAAGCTTAACAAGATCAAAACCTGGGCCAGCTGCCTCCCTGATGAAGTGCGGGAGAAGGATTATGAGATGGATTTGTTTGATTTGCCTCGCAAGATCAAGAAAATCCCTAGCCCAATAAAACATCTGCTGAAGAGCGATGCCAAAGAAACAGACGATTTACCAAAACCAACTTGGGGAGCAGAAAATGCGCCGCCGATGGTGGGCGCAGTTCACTGTCGTCCGCGAGATGAAAAC GAATCACCTCCTCCGGAGCCAACGccatcaccgccgcctcccacCATGCCTCAAGCCTCTATCCCCTCGGTTTCTCGACAAGCCTCGATGAGCCAAGCGCCCACACAAGCTGTTGTGAACAGCCCAGCCGCTCTCCTAGCCACAGCAAGCCCTGTTCCGGTGCGGTCGCCGGTTGCTCCTATTGCGCAACACTCACCAGTTCCTGTTCCCCCCGTTCCCTATCACCAACCTCAGGTCGCGCCCTCTCAGGTTTACCAGCCAGCACTACAACAGAGACGGTCTAGTGGATTTGTAGCCCAGAGCCCTATGCCGGGTGCTTACCAAGGCGCGGCAACCCCTCATTCATATGCTGTCCCTCAGGCCCCGCAATATGCCCCATATCAAGTGGGCCGCGCACAAGGACCACCCGCTATGTACAACTCCAACGCTCCTCGGCCAATCGAAGTGTTTCATTTAAGTGACACGGCAAATGCCGCAATTCCGGAGGATGTCCGCCAGCAGTTCCATTGTGACGACCAAGGTCGtgtgcttttcttttcctgccCACCAGTGGACATCAGTTCGACGGTTTACCAAAAATTGGGCCACTCACTGAAGTACCTCGCAGCTAAAGAAGAGCGCCAGAGGCTCGTCGAGGCCAAAAAACGGAAAGAGAGCTCTGAGCAACAGGAGCGTGACCATGCTATAAAACGGCAGCGGGCTGATGAGGAAACAGCTGTCGCAGTGAAAACGGAAGCTGCGGCAGAAAAGGCTGTCAAATCCATGGCAAAGGAAATCATGAATGGCACAGATCAGATTTACAAAGCCTTGTATTGGGACCAGGCCGAGGCTGCTCGAGAAGCGGATACAAAAGCTCGTGAGCAACGAGTCCAAGCAGATCGTGTCACTCGAGCGAAGACGGCACGGATTCAAGGGAACTCAACAAAGGCAACATTTGTTAACCTCAAAGGGAGTGGGATGTACATGGACGAAATTGACCCTGCCACCTGA
- the OTU1 gene encoding ubiquitin-specific protease OTU1 (BUSCO:EOG09263S1E;~COG:O;~EggNog:ENOG410PJ6G;~InterPro:IPR039138,IPR003323,IPR038765;~MEROPS:MER0116559;~PFAM:PF02338;~go_function: GO:0004843 - thiol-dependent ubiquitin-specific protease activity [Evidence IEA];~go_function: GO:0101005 - ubiquitinyl hydrolase activity [Evidence IEA];~go_process: GO:0016579 - protein deubiquitination [Evidence IEA];~go_process: GO:0030433 - ubiquitin-dependent ERAD pathway [Evidence IEA]), translating into MRIRIRGPSGQFTVVLSEDATSGDLRNEIVDKTGLTAYDVKYGYPPKPLSLDRTERYQKLTELGVQLDREQLIITAKDSLETEPPAGKQDASTTTSSTIRRPSPKSSLSRKQNPVAEDTPKVPSLEHDGIFVLRVMPDDNSCLFRAISTALLPGADTMVELRSTVAETIQSNPDVYSSAILEQPRDDYCRWIRDESSWGGAIEMSILSKHFDIEICSVDLGNLRIDHFNEGQNKRCFLVYSGIHYDTIALSPGDNASPEFDTTVFDASDSLVPEKALALCRMLQERNYYTDVAAFRLYCNTCGAILTGERGAKEHTSRTGHTDFSQVA; encoded by the coding sequence ATGAGGATTCGAATACGTGGGCCATCTGGTCAGTTCACTGTCGTTTTATCAGAAGATGCAACTTCTGGGGACCTTCGAAACGAAATAGTCGACAAGACGGGATTGACCGCATATGACGTGAAATATGGCTATCCACCGAAGCCGTTGTCGCTAGACCGCACAGAAAGATATCAGAAGCTTACGGAGCTTGGTGTTCAATTGGACCGGGAACAACTCATCATTACTGCCAAAGATAGTCTTGAGACCGAGCCGCCCGCTGGAAAGCAGGATgcttctactactactagtagtactatTCGACGACCCTCTCCGAAATCCTCTTTATCACGCAAACAAAACCCTGTTGCCGAAGATACACCTAAAGTCCCCTCGCTAGAGCATGACGGTATATTTGTCCTACGAGTGATGCCCGATGACAACTCGTGTCTATTCCGCGCAATAAGCACTGCACTCCTACCAGGTGCGGACACTATGGTTGAACTCCGATCAACTGTGGCCGAAACAATCCAGAGTAACCCTGATGTATACTCCTCCGCGATTCTGGAACAACCGCGAGATGACTATTGTCGCTGGATTAGAGATGAGTCTTCGTGGGGCGGGGCAATTGAAATGAGTATCTTGAGCAAGCATTTTGACATTGAGATCTGCTCGGTCGACCTGGGGAATCTCCGTATAGACCACTTCAATGAGGGTCAGAATAAACGGTGCTTTCTAGTCTACTCGGGAATTCACTACGACACCATTGCACTGTCTCCTGGTGATAATGCCTCACCGGAATTTGACACAACAGTGTTTGATGCATCAGATTCCTTGGTGCCGGAAAAGGCATTGGCCCTTTGCAGGATGCTGCAGGAAAGGAATTATTATACTGATGTGGCTGCATTCCGTCTCTATTGTAATACCTGCGGTGCTATACTGACAGGCGAAAGGGGTGCGAAAGAGCATACTTCGCGAACTGGACACACGGATTTTAGCCAGGTGGCTTAA
- a CDS encoding serine/threonine protein kinase CDC7 (BUSCO:EOG09262GWQ;~COG:D;~EggNog:ENOG410PFQ8;~InterPro:IPR000719,IPR011009,IPR008271;~PFAM:PF00069;~go_function: GO:0004672 - protein kinase activity [Evidence IEA];~go_function: GO:0005524 - ATP binding [Evidence IEA];~go_process: GO:0006468 - protein phosphorylation [Evidence IEA]), with product MSLLDATAASTSISDSQRPQSMLQPSKHALENGTNTGSDRRAERPFQEHEPEAEEHMEEVDEVVKEDMKKLEDTFPGISDRFRLVNRIGEGTFSTVYKAEDLLYDHYRNDWDIFRDEQNNEWTDPPSKRRRVDGENCNSMPVRRRKPRYVALKKIYVTSSPLRIQNELELLHDLRGCRSVCPLITAFRHHDQVVAVLPFFPHTDFRLQYRTFMVADMRHYFRSLFTALHSVHKHDILHRDIKPTNFLYNPDLREGVLVDFGLAEREGSEYTGTCLCTSASYLRRTKCVQSYHYSHCSPSGLAVGYPKSDSRPSRRANRAGTRGFRAPEVLFKCTSQTTKIDMWSAGVILLTLLGRRFPFFNSADDVDALIEMASIFGTRRMKTAAAMHGQIFETNIPTIGEKGYSWEKLVKWSSCVEELTESEKQATRLLAGLMELDPSKRLSAKEAMQHEFFTNPIDHDVEWGGPEDSADSGRENGDKAGDDEDDDEVDMV from the exons ATGTCTCTGCTCGACGCGACGGCGGCCTCTACAAGTATTTCTGATTCCCAACGCCCTCAGTCCATGTTACAGCCATCCAAACACGCGCTGGAAAATGGCACCAACACGGGAAGCGACCGCCGTGCAGAGCGACCTTTCCAGGAACATGAACCAGAAGCGGAAGAGCATatggaggaggtcgatgAGGTGGTCAAGGAAGACATGAAAAAGCTTGAAGACACTTTTCCAGGAATTTCGGATCGTTTTCGATTGGTAAATAGAATCGGTGAAG GCACTTTCTCTACCGTGTACAAGGCCGAGGATCTATTATATGATCACTATAGAAACGATTGGGACATTTTTCGAGACGAACAGAACAATGAATGGACGGATCCTCCGTCAAAAAGGCGACGAGTCGACGGAGAAAACTGTAATTCGATGCCCGTTAGGCGACGGAAACCCCGATATGTTGCGCTGAAGAAGATATACGTCACGAGCAGCCCACTCCGCATTCAAAATGAACTTGAATTACTACATGACCTCCGAGGATGCCGATCAGTTTGCCCTTTGATAACTGCTTTCCGTCACCATGATCAAGTCGTTGCAGTTTTACCCTTCTTTCCACACACGGACTTTCGGCTCCAATATAGGACGTTCATGGTGGCGGACATGCGCCATTACTTTCGATCATTATTTACTGCATTACACTCGGTTCATAAACATGATATACTACATCGTGACATCAAGCCAACCAATTTCCTGTACAACCCGGACCTGCGAGAAGGCGTTTTAGTCGACTTTGGTCTGGCTGAGCGCGAAGGTTCTGAGTATACCGGCACTTGTCTATGTACGAGCGCGAGCTACCTGCGCCGCACGAAATGCGTGCAAAGCTACCACTACTCCCACTGTTCGCCATCTGGCCTCGCCGTGGGGTATCCAAAAAGCGACTCGCGGCCGTCAAGGCGTGCGAATCGCGCGGGAACTCGCGGGTTTCGTGCACCCGAGGTCCTCTTCAAGTGCACGTCGCAGACAACTAAAATCGACATGTGGTCCGCTGGTGTCATTCTGCTAACATTACTTGGCCGCCGATTCCCGTTTTTCAACTCAGCTGACGATGTCGACGCATTGATAGAGATGGCAAGCATATTCGGCACCCGGCGCATGAAAACCGCTGCAGCAATGCACGGGCAGATCTTCGAGACTAATATTCCTACCATTGGGGAAAAGGGATACAGTTGGGAGAAGCTTGTGAAGTGGTCTAGTTGTGTAGAGGAACTAACGGAGAGCGAGAAACAAGCTACCCGCCTCTTAGCGGGATTGATGGAATTAGATCCGTCCAAACGTCTAAGTGCTAAAGAAGCTATGCAGCACGAGTTCTTCACTAATCCGATTGATCACGATGTTGAATGGGGAGGGCCGGAGGATAGCGCAGATAGTGGGCGAGAGAACGGCGATAAAGCAGgcgatgacgaagatgatgatgaggtggACATGGTATGA